The sequence below is a genomic window from Deltaproteobacteria bacterium.
TTTCTTCGATGGCGGCGTTCATCGAGTGAAACGGCAACACCACGACCCATTTCATGCGTCCACCCGATTGCGCGCACGCTTGCGCAACAAAGCGGTTGTAGGCTTTGCAGAGCGCGACCTCCAACTCTTTGTCTTTGGTGTTGAAGACCAGAAACAATGTCGGATACACAATCTGTGCTTCGGTGTTGAGCTTGGTCATGTCTGAGAGCCGGCCTGGGATATCGGTCATCTCCCGCGTTGCCGGCGTCGAGTCTTTGCGCCCGACCTGGACCTTTTGTTCCGACGGCGTCACCAGCGCGAAGCTCCCCTTCCCCGCTGGCTTGGGATAAATTTCACCATCGATTAGCCAAAAAGCATTGCGGCTGCCGTACCAAGTATCTTCTGGCACCTGCATCATGATTGGCCGGCGCGGCAGCATCGCCGCGTCCATCATCGCCCACATGGCAGCGCCTTCGGAGATGTGTGTATCGGCATCGATTATTCCGTTCATGGGTTCCTCCCGCAACGCTTTGATCGAACTTGCTACGGCAAATACCGTAAGTCAACGAGTTGCTGCATCGTCACGGTTTTAGCCTTGGGGTTTTCCTTCGCGACGATGTCGAACACCACTTCCATGCCTTTGAGCGTCGGCCGGCCATCGTCGGGCGTGCCGCGCAATGAGCTGTCGTAGCGCAACGACAAAGGCATAGGGTAAAACGTTGGTGACCCCACCAACGATCTTGACCTTGCCGCCCTGCAGATGTGTATTCAGCACCGGTGGCCCGCCGCCCAGCAGCACTTCCAAACTTTTTCCGCGCCACGCCTGTACTGATATTGAACCTCCCGGAATAAAAATCATTTCCATGCTAAGCCCCTGCTTCTTGAAAATACCCACGTCTCGGCCAAGAAAAATTGACGCGGTGCCGCCGAAGCCATTAAACGCGACCGGCAAATTCGTCGTTTGTGCAGAAGCGCGAAGGGGTAAGAGAAAAGTGCTAAGCGCCAACACCAAGCACAGAAGGAGCTTCTTCATAATCCGCCTCCTGACGGGACACGATCAAAACCTCCGAAACGATTTAAACGGCCCATATTTTCCGTTTGCCCGGAGTAGCACCCAGTGAGTATCGCGGGGTTAGTTCCAAATCGACACGCCCATTCTCAGTTTACCGTGCTCCAAATCGTCCAGCGCTTCGTTGATCTGCTCGTACTTGTAACTCTTGGTCAGCAAGCTCTTCAATTGAATGCGTCCCTGCTTGGCCATCTGAAAGACTTCATCGACGTCGTTGGCTTGCCGGCTCGAAACCCCGGTAATGGTAATTTCTTTCGTGACAAAGTTGCCGCTGCTAATCGTGAACGGCCCGCTGCCTAAACCGCCGATGATCGTCGCCGTGCCGCCGGGGCGCGTCGCCTGAATGATCTGATCGGAGGTCTTGCCGTTGCCGATCGCTTCGAAAGCCTTGTCGACTCCGCCGTCGGTAAGTTTGATAACCGCTTTGACGGGATCTTCGGCACTGGCGTTGATCACGTGAGTAGCCCCGAAATTTTTCGCCGCTTGCAACTTCTCCTCTGCAATATCCACGGCGATGATCGGATAGGCGCCGAAACATTTTAGAAATTGAATCGTGTTCAAACCGATGCCACCGCAGCCAATCACCAGCGCTGATTCGTTTGGCTCTAGCTTGCCACGATGTTTGACCGCGTTGTAAGCGGTTGTTACCCGGCAGCCGACCACACTCGCCTCCTCCATTGAGATGCCGTCG
It includes:
- a CDS encoding zinc-binding dehydrogenase, whose amino-acid sequence is HEVAGIVEATGAQCKDFKVGDKVIIGMRYKCGRCRYCLSAHENLCERRPAPPTLKKKDGTVVTRWNVGGFAQYVSVPAYMAFKIPDGISMEEASVVGCRVTTAYNAVKHRGKLEPNESALVIGCGGIGLNTIQFLKCFGAYPIIAVDIAEEKLQAAKNFGATHVINASAEDPVKAVIKLTDGGVDKAFEAIGNGKTSDQIIQATRPGGTATIIGGLGSGPFTISSGNFVTKEITITGVSSRQANDVDEVFQMAKQGRIQLKSLLTKSYKYEQINEALDDLEHGKLRMGVSIWN